A single region of the Equus przewalskii isolate Varuska chromosome 26, EquPr2, whole genome shotgun sequence genome encodes:
- the CTNNAL1 gene encoding alpha-catulin, whose protein sequence is MAASPGPAGVGGAGAVQGSGPSGFAFDSGLEIKTRSVEQTLLPLVSQITTLINHKDNTKKSDKTLQAIQRVGQAVNLAVGRFVKVGEAIANENWDLKEEINIACIEAKQAGETIAALTDVSSLNHPESDGQITIFTDKTGVIKAARLLLSSVTKVLLLADRVVIKQIITSRNKVLATMERLEKVNSFQEFVQIFSQFGNEMVEFAHLTGDRQNDLKDEKKKAKMAAARAVLEKCTMMLLTASKTCLRHPHCESAHKNKGGVFDRMKVALDKVIEIVTDSKPNGETDNSSISIFAGIKEFKMNIETLRENLYFQSKENLSAMLEVILERTEDFTDSAYTSHEHRERILELSTQARRELQQLISVWIQAQSKKTKSIAEELELSILKISHSLNELKKELHSTATQLVADLLRYHADHVVLKALKLTGVEGNLEGLAEYACKLSEQKEQLVETCRLLRHVCGTEPLEITCIHAEETFQVTGQQIISAAETLTLHPSSKIAKENLDVFCEAWESQISDMSTLLREINDVFEGRRGEKYGYLSLPKPMKNNANLKSLKPDKADSEEQAKIAKLGLKLGLLTSDANCEIEKWGDQESEIVRCGRNMARVAYSLYLFTRGEGPLKTSQDLIHQLEVFADEGLQLASSVQAFSKQLKDDDKLMLLLEINKLIPLCHQLQTITKTPLQNQVFLKVDKCITKTRSMMAILVQLLSLCYKLLKKLQMENNRWVSVTNKDSVDGKT, encoded by the exons atCACCACACTTATTAATCATAAAGATAATACCAAAAAGTCTGATAAAACTCTGCAAGCCATTCAGCGTGTGGGACAAGCCGTCAACTTGGCAGTTGGAAGATTTGTTAAAGTAGGGGAAGCTATAGCCAATGAAAACTGggatttgaaagaagaaataaatattgccTGTATTGAAGCTAAGCAAGCAG GAGAAACAATTGCGGCGCTGACAGATGTCAGCAGCTTGAACCATCCAGAATCTGATGGCCAGATCACAATTTTTACGGACAAGACAGGAGTTATAAAGGCTGCAAGATTACTTCTTTCCTCGGTGACGAAAGTGTTGTTGCTGGCAGACCGAGTGGTCATTAAGCAAATAATAACATCAAGAAATAAG GTTCTTGCAACTATGGAAAGACTAGAGAAAGTGAATAGCTTTCAAGAGTTTGTCCAAATATTCAGTCAGTTCGGAAATGAAATGGTGGAGTTTGCACATCTAACTGGAGATAGACAAAAC gatttgaaagatgaaaagaaaaaggcaaaaatggcAGCGGCTAGGGCAGTTCTTGAAAAGTGTACAATGATGCTTCTCACAGCTTCCAag ACATGTCTCAGGCATCCCCACTGCGAATCAGCccataaaaataaaggaggagtGTTTGACCGAATGAAAGTGGCATTGGATAAGGTAATTGAAATTGTGACCGACAGCAAACCAAATGGAGAGACTGACAATTCATCTATCAGTATTTTCGCTGGAATTAAAGAATTCAAG ATGAATATTGAAACTCTTCGGGAGAATCTTTATTTTCAGTCAAAGGAGAATCTTTCGGCGATGTTGGAGGTTATCTTGGAGCGTACAGAGGACTTCACAGATTCTGCCTATACCAGCCACGAGCACAGGGAACGCATCTTGGAACTGTCAACTCAGGCGAGGAGGGAGCTGCAGCAGTTAATTTCTGTGTGGATTCAAGCT caaaGCAAGAAAACGAAAAGCATCGCTGAAGAACTGGAACTCAGTATCCTGAAAATCAGTCACAGCCTCAATGAACTCAAGAAAGAA CTTCATAGTACAGCAACTCAGCTGGTAGCAGATCTGTTAAGATACCATGCTGATCATGTGGTTCTAAAAGCATTAAAACTTACTGGAGTAGAAGGAAATTTAGAAGGTTTGGCTGAATATGCCTGCAAACTCTCTGAACAGAAAGAGCAGCTCGTTGAG ACCTGTCGATTGTTACGACATGTATGTGGGACAGAACCTCTTGAAATAACCTGTATACACGCAGAGGAGACATTTCAGGTGACTGGGCAGCAG ATAATTTCTGCTGCTGAAACATTGACATTGCATCCATCTAGTAAAATTGCTAAAGAAAACCTAGATGTATTTTGTGAAGCCTGGGAATCCCAAATTAGTGACATGTCAACACTCCTAAGAGAGATCAATGATGTGTTTGAAGGAAGACGAG GAGAGAAGTATGGCTACCTTTCCCTTCCAAAGCCAATG AAGAATAATGCAAACCTGAAATCGTTAAAGCCAGACAAGGCTGACTCTGAG GAGCAAGCCAAGATAGCAAAGCTTGGACTTAAGCTGGGTTTGCTCACCTCTGATGCCAACTGCGAGATTGAGAAGTGGGGGGATCAGGAGAGTGAGATCGTTCGATGTGGACGGAACATGGCCCGTGTGGcctattctctttatttatttaccag AGGAGAGGGGCCACTGAAAACTTCCCAGGATTTAATTCATCAACTAGAG GTTTTTGCTGACGAGGGCTTACAGCTTGCTTCAAGTGTACAAGCTTTCTCAAAACAG CTAAAAGATGATGACAAACTTATGCTTCTCCTggaaattaacaagctgattccTCTGTGCCACCAGCTGCAGACAATAACTAAGACACCTTTGCAGAATCAAGTGTTTCTAAAG gttGATAAGTGTATTACAAAGACAAGATCCATGATGGCTATCTTGGTCCAACTTCTTTCACTTTGCTATAAACTGCTGAAAAAG CTTCAGATGGAAAACAACAGATGGGTCTCAGTTACAAATAAAGACTCTGTGGATGGTAAAACTTGA